A single window of Ovis canadensis isolate MfBH-ARS-UI-01 breed Bighorn chromosome 17, ARS-UI_OviCan_v2, whole genome shotgun sequence DNA harbors:
- the NIPSNAP1 gene encoding protein NipSnap homolog 1 isoform X3, whose protein sequence is MAPRLCSISAAARRLLGGPGSGPRDVAAVAAARFYSKDNEGSWFRSLFVHKVDPRKDAHSTLLSKKETSNLYKIQFHNVKPECLDAYNSLTEAVLPKLHLDEDYPCSLVGNWNTWYGEQDQAVHLWRFSGGYPALMDCMNKLKSNKEYLEFRKERSQMLLSRRNQLLLEFSFWNEPQPRAGPNIYELRTYKLKPGTMIEWGNNWARAIKYRQENQEAVGGFFSQIGELYVVHHLWAYKDLQSREETRNAAWRKRGWDENVYYTVPLVRHMESRIMIPLKISPLQ, encoded by the exons ATGGCTCCGCGTCTGTGCAGCATCTCTGCGGCGGCGCGGCGGCTGCTGGGGGGCCCGGGGTCGGGCCCCAGGGACGTTGCGGCTGTGGCTGCGGCGCG CTTCTATTCCAAGGACAATGAAGGCAGCTGGTTTCGGTCCCTCTTCGTACACAAGGTGGACCCCCGGAAGGACGCCCACTCCACGCTGCTGTCCAAGAAGGAGACCAGCAACCTCTATAAGATCCAGT TTCACAATGTGAAGCCTGAGTGTCTGGACGCCTACAACAGCCTGAC GGAGGCCGTGCTGCCCAAGCTGCACCTGGATGAGGACTACCCCTGCTCGCTCGTGGGCAACTGGAACACGTGGTACGGGGAGCAGGACCAGGCAG TACACCTATGGCGATTCTCAGGGGGCTACCCAGCCCTCATGGACTGCATGAACAAGCTCAAGAGCAATAAG GAGTACCTGGAATTCCGAAAGGAGCGGAGCCAGATGCTGCTGTCCAGGAGAAACCAGCTGCTCCTCGAGTTCAGCTTCTGGAACGAGCCCCAGCCTAGAGCCGGCCCCAACATCTACGAGCTGAGGACATACAAGCTCAAG CCAGGAACCATGATCGAGTGGGGGAACAACTG GGCTCGGGCCATCAAGTACCGGCAGGAGAACCAGGAGGCAGTGGGCGGCTTCTTCTCACAGATAGGAGAGCTCTACGTCGTGCACCATCTCTGGG CCTATAAAGACCTGCAGTCTCGGGAGGAGACCAGAAACGCTGCCTGGAGGAAGAGGGGCTGGGACGAAAATGTCTACTACACAG TCCCCCTGGTGCGACACATGGAGTCTCGGATCATGATCCCTTTGAAGATCTCACCTCTCCAGTGA
- the NIPSNAP1 gene encoding protein NipSnap homolog 1 isoform X2 yields the protein MKASADNSSSLNKALQKIFMNNEKFNHLPLPSPSFYSKDNEGSWFRSLFVHKVDPRKDAHSTLLSKKETSNLYKIQFHNVKPECLDAYNSLTEAVLPKLHLDEDYPCSLVGNWNTWYGEQDQAVHLWRFSGGYPALMDCMNKLKSNKEYLEFRKERSQMLLSRRNQLLLEFSFWNEPQPRAGPNIYELRTYKLKPGTMIEWGNNWARAIKYRQENQEAVGGFFSQIGELYVVHHLWAYKDLQSREETRNAAWRKRGWDENVYYTVPLVRHMESRIMIPLKISPLQ from the exons ATGAAAGCATCTGCAGATAACAGCTCCTCCCTGAATAAGG ctttacaAAAAATTTTCATGAATAACGAAAAGTTTAAccatcttcctcttccctctcccag CTTCTATTCCAAGGACAATGAAGGCAGCTGGTTTCGGTCCCTCTTCGTACACAAGGTGGACCCCCGGAAGGACGCCCACTCCACGCTGCTGTCCAAGAAGGAGACCAGCAACCTCTATAAGATCCAGT TTCACAATGTGAAGCCTGAGTGTCTGGACGCCTACAACAGCCTGAC GGAGGCCGTGCTGCCCAAGCTGCACCTGGATGAGGACTACCCCTGCTCGCTCGTGGGCAACTGGAACACGTGGTACGGGGAGCAGGACCAGGCAG TACACCTATGGCGATTCTCAGGGGGCTACCCAGCCCTCATGGACTGCATGAACAAGCTCAAGAGCAATAAG GAGTACCTGGAATTCCGAAAGGAGCGGAGCCAGATGCTGCTGTCCAGGAGAAACCAGCTGCTCCTCGAGTTCAGCTTCTGGAACGAGCCCCAGCCTAGAGCCGGCCCCAACATCTACGAGCTGAGGACATACAAGCTCAAG CCAGGAACCATGATCGAGTGGGGGAACAACTG GGCTCGGGCCATCAAGTACCGGCAGGAGAACCAGGAGGCAGTGGGCGGCTTCTTCTCACAGATAGGAGAGCTCTACGTCGTGCACCATCTCTGGG CCTATAAAGACCTGCAGTCTCGGGAGGAGACCAGAAACGCTGCCTGGAGGAAGAGGGGCTGGGACGAAAATGTCTACTACACAG TCCCCCTGGTGCGACACATGGAGTCTCGGATCATGATCCCTTTGAAGATCTCACCTCTCCAGTGA
- the NIPSNAP1 gene encoding protein NipSnap homolog 1 isoform X1 encodes MKQYTHNRRKPMNSEIFKSLFFFLALQKIFMNNEKFNHLPLPSPSFYSKDNEGSWFRSLFVHKVDPRKDAHSTLLSKKETSNLYKIQFHNVKPECLDAYNSLTEAVLPKLHLDEDYPCSLVGNWNTWYGEQDQAVHLWRFSGGYPALMDCMNKLKSNKEYLEFRKERSQMLLSRRNQLLLEFSFWNEPQPRAGPNIYELRTYKLKPGTMIEWGNNWARAIKYRQENQEAVGGFFSQIGELYVVHHLWAYKDLQSREETRNAAWRKRGWDENVYYTVPLVRHMESRIMIPLKISPLQ; translated from the exons atgaagcaGTACACACACAACCGTAGAAAGCCTATgaattcagaaatatttaaaagtttgtttttttttttagctttacaAAAAATTTTCATGAATAACGAAAAGTTTAAccatcttcctcttccctctcccag CTTCTATTCCAAGGACAATGAAGGCAGCTGGTTTCGGTCCCTCTTCGTACACAAGGTGGACCCCCGGAAGGACGCCCACTCCACGCTGCTGTCCAAGAAGGAGACCAGCAACCTCTATAAGATCCAGT TTCACAATGTGAAGCCTGAGTGTCTGGACGCCTACAACAGCCTGAC GGAGGCCGTGCTGCCCAAGCTGCACCTGGATGAGGACTACCCCTGCTCGCTCGTGGGCAACTGGAACACGTGGTACGGGGAGCAGGACCAGGCAG TACACCTATGGCGATTCTCAGGGGGCTACCCAGCCCTCATGGACTGCATGAACAAGCTCAAGAGCAATAAG GAGTACCTGGAATTCCGAAAGGAGCGGAGCCAGATGCTGCTGTCCAGGAGAAACCAGCTGCTCCTCGAGTTCAGCTTCTGGAACGAGCCCCAGCCTAGAGCCGGCCCCAACATCTACGAGCTGAGGACATACAAGCTCAAG CCAGGAACCATGATCGAGTGGGGGAACAACTG GGCTCGGGCCATCAAGTACCGGCAGGAGAACCAGGAGGCAGTGGGCGGCTTCTTCTCACAGATAGGAGAGCTCTACGTCGTGCACCATCTCTGGG CCTATAAAGACCTGCAGTCTCGGGAGGAGACCAGAAACGCTGCCTGGAGGAAGAGGGGCTGGGACGAAAATGTCTACTACACAG TCCCCCTGGTGCGACACATGGAGTCTCGGATCATGATCCCTTTGAAGATCTCACCTCTCCAGTGA